The following nucleotide sequence is from Candidatus Limnocylindria bacterium.
GCTTGCCCGCCGGAAGACGGATGATCTCCTTCATCGCGATCGGATCGATCACTGAGGTCGTGTTCGCCATGCGGTTGTTGACCGCGACGAACTTGCCATCGGGCGAGACGGACATCTGGTGCGGCATGCGTCCGACGGGGATCTTGCCTACGAGCGCGAACGGCGCGTCGGGCGCGCCCTCGAGGACCCAGACCTGATCGGTGCTCTCCGACGCGACGAATACCCGGAGCTTCGCGTAGAGACGCGGATCGACCGTCGGCTGCGCGGTCGGCGATCGTGTGCTCGCAGGCATCGCGGTCGGGGCGGCGACATGCTCGCTCGTATCTGCTTCCGTTGGTGCTGGTGCGACCGATGCGCCCGCACACGACGCGAGCAGCACCACACCGATCGCAAGAAACCGCAAACCCCTCACGCAACCACCCCTGGATCGCGGTCACGACCGCGGCCAGCGTCAGCGTATCCGCACCGGAAAGCGAACGCCAGAAGGCCGCCAGCGTACGGCCATCGAACGGCCATGTTCAGCGCCACTATGCCCTAGGCGCGACGCCGCCTCCGCTCGCTGACCCGAATCCGGACGAGCGCGCGCTGCAGGCTCGCGCGCGCCCGCGCCTCCTCAGCGGCGGACATCGGGCCCGCCTGCAGCGCCTGCTGGGCGCGGTCGCGCGCCTCCTGCGCACGCTGCGTATCGATCTCCTCGGCCGCCTCGGCGGCCTCGGTGAGGACGATGACGCGGTCGCCGCGCACGTCCATGAAGCCGCCGAACACCGCCATGACCTCCTCGACGCCGCCCTTCTTCACGCGAAACTCGCCAGGCCCGAGCGTGGTGAGGAGCGGGGCATGGTGCGGGAGGATGCCGACGTATCCGTCGC
It contains:
- a CDS encoding F0F1 ATP synthase subunit epsilon — its product is MPIRLEIVTPEGAVYEDDVDMVIAPASDGYVGILPHHAPLLTTLGPGEFRVKKGGVEEVMAVFGGFMDVRGDRVIVLTEAAEAAEEIDTQRAQEARDRAQQALQAGPMSAAEEARARASLQRALVRIRVSERRRRRA